A window of the Streptomyces luomodiensis genome harbors these coding sequences:
- a CDS encoding sensor histidine kinase has product MTQYLQDPALWALIAGTPLAATAIIRGRKAQATLRQEKAELEKRTTDLENNYAEAVQEAHNRAEEATKSALKSAMRTLQGLANEQQLAISKTQEKYGEHQLLQDLLEIDHMNSQFGRRAQSIAVLCDGWLGRQRAVASVYDVVRSAKGRIRHYTRVEIRSQSNFALVSRVVEPVALALAELLDNATSYSAPDSPIDITIRTVPKGVCVIIDDAGVGMNEEEKNRADKLLSATHATGVTGLGNPPQFGFAVIGVLAARYGFTVSVDSASPYGGVRAVVLLPEDLLTNMPEPAEQPTTYIPAAAEQPQVSGPMGASTVSGSTAGGLPKRRRKGSISIVPTADSTSAPARTSEQTASIMGAFQRGTQSGRSAANPNREGHDPQ; this is encoded by the coding sequence ATGACGCAATATCTACAGGATCCAGCACTCTGGGCCCTGATCGCTGGCACGCCTCTCGCCGCAACCGCCATTATTCGCGGGCGAAAGGCGCAAGCGACTCTGCGCCAGGAGAAGGCGGAGCTCGAGAAACGCACGACCGACCTCGAGAACAACTACGCCGAGGCGGTGCAGGAGGCTCATAACCGGGCCGAGGAAGCCACCAAGAGCGCGCTGAAGTCCGCCATGCGTACGCTCCAGGGTCTCGCCAACGAGCAGCAGCTGGCCATCTCCAAGACCCAGGAAAAATACGGCGAGCACCAGCTCCTCCAGGACCTCCTGGAGATCGACCACATGAACTCGCAGTTCGGACGCCGTGCGCAGTCCATCGCGGTTCTCTGTGACGGCTGGCTGGGCCGTCAGCGGGCCGTCGCCTCGGTGTACGACGTGGTGCGCAGCGCCAAGGGCCGCATCCGTCACTACACCCGGGTGGAAATCCGCTCGCAGAGCAACTTCGCCCTGGTCAGCCGGGTCGTGGAACCGGTCGCACTGGCGCTGGCCGAGCTGCTGGACAACGCGACCAGTTACTCCGCGCCCGACTCGCCCATCGACATCACCATCCGCACCGTGCCCAAGGGCGTCTGCGTCATCATCGACGACGCCGGCGTCGGCATGAACGAGGAGGAGAAGAACCGGGCGGACAAGCTGCTCTCGGCCACGCACGCCACCGGTGTGACAGGACTCGGCAATCCGCCGCAGTTCGGTTTCGCGGTGATCGGTGTACTGGCCGCGCGCTACGGCTTCACGGTGTCCGTCGATTCGGCCTCTCCCTACGGTGGTGTACGCGCGGTCGTACTTCTTCCCGAGGACCTTCTGACCAATATGCCCGAGCCGGCAGAGCAGCCAACGACTTACATTCCCGCCGCGGCCGAGCAGCCGCAGGTGAGCGGCCCCATGGGCGCCTCCACTGTGAGCGGCTCCACCGCCGGGGGCCTGCCCAAGCGCCGCCGCAAGGGCTCGATTTCCATCGTTCCCACGGCGGATTCCACCAGTGCCCCGGCCCGGACGAGCGAGCAAACCGCTTCTATCATGGGCGCCTTCCAGCGCGGCACTCAGTCCGGACGCTCAGCAGCAAACCCGAACAGGGAAGGGCATGATCCTCAGTGA
- a CDS encoding roadblock/LC7 domain-containing protein, giving the protein MNNDLSWMLESALEVPGARHAILVSADGLLMARSQQVAKDEADTVAAAMSGIQSLSRTMAGFCGGPNMTWRQTLVEFDGGWVFLISAGEGAYLAVSSAPDVDMADITFRMQQLVGQLGKALTTPPRENTGIQA; this is encoded by the coding sequence GTGAACAACGACCTGTCATGGATGCTTGAGAGCGCCCTGGAAGTGCCAGGGGCTCGTCATGCGATCCTGGTTTCCGCCGACGGTCTGCTGATGGCCCGTTCTCAACAGGTCGCGAAGGACGAGGCCGACACCGTGGCCGCGGCGATGAGCGGCATCCAGTCGCTGAGCCGCACCATGGCCGGCTTCTGCGGTGGTCCCAATATGACGTGGCGCCAGACCCTGGTCGAGTTCGACGGTGGCTGGGTCTTCCTCATCTCCGCCGGTGAGGGCGCGTACCTGGCGGTCTCCTCCGCCCCGGATGTCGACATGGCCGACATCACCTTCCGGATGCAGCAGCTTGTCGGGCAGCTCGGCAAGGCGCTGACCACACCGCCTCGCGAAAACACCGGTATTCAGGCATGA
- a CDS encoding DUF742 domain-containing protein, with translation MTAPGEQEPESAGLVRPYVITNGRGLPENDQFNLITLVTTSEQRQPSHLDPEKRRLLELCSGGYLSVAEIAGHMGLPIGIVKVLLSDLSADGYLVTRAPAPPAQLVDVSLLQEVLDGLQARFG, from the coding sequence ATGACAGCACCAGGCGAGCAAGAGCCCGAGTCCGCTGGATTAGTGCGACCGTACGTCATCACCAACGGTCGAGGGCTTCCGGAGAATGACCAGTTCAACCTGATCACACTGGTCACCACGTCCGAACAGAGACAACCCAGTCATCTCGACCCGGAGAAGCGCAGGCTCCTTGAGCTGTGCTCGGGTGGTTATCTCTCGGTTGCCGAGATCGCGGGTCATATGGGGCTTCCGATCGGCATCGTGAAGGTTCTGCTGTCCGACCTCTCGGCGGACGGCTACCTCGTCACCCGCGCGCCCGCGCCGCCCGCACAGCTTGTCGATGTTTCGCTCCTTCAGGAGGTGCTGGATGGGCTCCAGGCCCGTTTCGGATGA
- a CDS encoding GTP-binding protein, with product MGSRPVSDDDVYLNEAVQIAAKILVVGHFAVGKTTFIGTMSEIPPLRTEERMTQAGAHVDDLMGTRGKTTTTVAMDFGRLTLSDRLVLYLFGTPGQERFVQVWEDMTRGALGALILVDPERLKESFPVIDLVEHYGLPYAISVNHFDGTPVRPDEELREALDLLPDTPIVTCDARDEKSSANALMTLVRYLQERTR from the coding sequence ATGGGCTCCAGGCCCGTTTCGGATGACGACGTCTATCTCAACGAAGCGGTGCAGATCGCGGCCAAGATCCTGGTCGTGGGGCATTTCGCGGTGGGAAAGACGACGTTCATCGGCACCATGTCGGAGATTCCGCCGCTGCGCACCGAGGAGCGGATGACGCAGGCCGGTGCCCATGTCGACGACCTCATGGGCACCCGGGGCAAGACCACCACCACGGTGGCCATGGACTTCGGCCGTCTCACGCTGAGCGACAGACTCGTCCTGTACCTCTTCGGCACGCCCGGACAGGAGCGCTTCGTCCAGGTGTGGGAGGACATGACCCGAGGCGCCCTCGGGGCACTGATCCTCGTCGATCCCGAACGGCTCAAGGAATCCTTCCCGGTGATCGACCTGGTGGAGCACTACGGGCTTCCCTACGCGATTTCCGTCAACCACTTCGACGGTACGCCGGTCCGCCCCGACGAGGAATTGCGCGAGGCGCTCGATCTGCTGCCCGATACTCCCATCGTCACCTGTGACGCACGTGACGAGAAGTCGTCGGCCAACGCCTTGATGACGCTTGTCCGTTACCTACAGGAACGTACCCGCTAG
- a CDS encoding cytochrome P450, with protein MTQSDFPAPPPGCPAHRGGERVPLHGPEFAADPYAFYAHLRSYGPIAPVELSPGVNAMLVTDYSAALQVLQNPDSFAKDARRWRDYNEGKVPQSSPVVPMLGYRPNCLFTDGAEHMRLRQAVTESLAGVDPHWLSRHVEQVASYLIAQFSARGTVDLLNDYAKMLPLLVFNELLGCPPEIGDRLVFGTSGIFDGGVDAEKANEELTQGLIELVALKRRQPGDDVTSRLMQHSAKLSDEEMVHQLVMLISAGTEPQRNLIANGLYLLLSDERYSGGGLLVEDAIDDALWNQAPMANYAPHYPVQDMEFGNAHLDAGDLVLISFAAANTDPKLSSSRQVLSKRAHLAWSAGPHACPAKDSGQLIAVTAIEKLLNQLPDIELAVPVDSLTWRPGPFHRALAALPARFAPVQPRRTAAAPPGPRQTPPSVTPQSRSHGKPEKSGWWSSFLSWWRV; from the coding sequence ATGACCCAATCGGACTTCCCGGCCCCGCCACCGGGTTGCCCAGCCCACCGCGGGGGTGAGCGGGTGCCGCTGCACGGGCCCGAGTTCGCGGCCGACCCGTACGCGTTCTACGCGCATCTGCGATCGTACGGGCCGATCGCGCCGGTCGAGCTGTCCCCCGGCGTGAACGCCATGCTCGTCACGGACTACTCGGCGGCCCTCCAGGTGCTCCAGAACCCGGACTCCTTCGCGAAGGACGCCCGTCGTTGGCGGGATTACAACGAGGGCAAAGTGCCGCAGAGCAGTCCGGTTGTGCCCATGCTGGGATATCGCCCGAACTGTCTGTTCACCGACGGTGCGGAGCATATGCGACTGCGCCAGGCGGTGACGGAGAGTCTGGCCGGGGTGGACCCGCACTGGCTGAGCCGCCATGTGGAGCAGGTCGCCTCCTATCTCATCGCCCAATTCAGCGCCCGCGGCACCGTGGATCTGCTGAACGACTACGCCAAGATGCTGCCGCTGCTGGTCTTCAACGAGCTTCTGGGCTGTCCGCCGGAAATCGGTGACCGACTGGTCTTCGGCACCTCCGGGATTTTCGACGGCGGGGTCGACGCGGAAAAGGCCAACGAGGAGCTGACACAGGGCCTCATCGAACTCGTCGCGCTCAAGCGGCGCCAGCCGGGCGACGACGTCACCTCCCGGCTGATGCAGCACAGCGCCAAACTGAGCGACGAGGAGATGGTTCATCAGCTCGTCATGCTCATCTCGGCGGGTACGGAACCGCAGCGGAACCTCATCGCCAACGGGCTCTACCTACTGCTGTCCGACGAGCGGTATTCGGGCGGTGGGCTGCTGGTCGAGGACGCCATCGACGACGCCCTGTGGAACCAGGCGCCGATGGCCAACTATGCCCCGCACTATCCGGTGCAGGACATGGAATTCGGCAACGCGCACCTCGACGCCGGCGATCTGGTTCTCATCAGCTTCGCGGCGGCAAATACCGATCCGAAACTCTCCTCGTCCCGCCAGGTCCTGAGCAAGCGGGCCCATCTCGCGTGGAGCGCGGGACCGCACGCCTGCCCGGCCAAGGACTCCGGTCAGCTCATCGCGGTGACGGCCATCGAGAAGCTGCTCAACCAGCTCCCCGACATCGAGCTGGCGGTGCCGGTGGACAGCCTGACCTGGCGTCCGGGCCCGTTCCACCGAGCGCTTGCCGCGCTGCCCGCCCGTTTCGCCCCGGTGCAGCCCCGGCGGACCGCCGCGGCCCCGCCCGGACCGCGGCAGACTCCTCCTTCGGTCACCCCGCAGAGCCGGTCCCACGGAAAGCCGGAGAAGAGCGGCTGGTGGAGCTCCTTCCTGTCATGGTGGAGGGTGTGA